One Papio anubis isolate 15944 unplaced genomic scaffold, Panubis1.0 scaffold1206, whole genome shotgun sequence genomic window, ATCTTCCCTCTCCCTGGaccctgctcctcccacctctgccatgTCGTGGACAGAGCATTTCCTCTGTCTGTCACCCATCCCTCCCTTAGGCTGCAGACCCAGTCAGCTCCAGTCCCAGTGTGTGTTCACTTGTTAGGTTGAGGAGATGAAGGAGAAGCAGCAAGCTGCCCGGGAGCATGAAAGACAAAAACGCAGGACCATCGAGAGCTACTGTCAGGATGTCCTAAGACGCCAGGAGGAGTTTGAGCGTAAGGTAAGAGTGCAGTCCTTGCCCCTGGGTAGGTTTGCTCAAAGCATCTTTTGCCGTTTTTCtgtgaaagggaagaaggaagggtgtGAAGTTGTTGGAGGGGAACAAGGGAATCAGTGTAGAGACGATGGAAAACCGTGGGGATGGtcaaagggaggaagggagggatagAGGGAGATAAAGGGCCATTTTGAGCCTTACCTGTGACTGGACACCCCTGGAGAGCTCCTCTCTCCCAAGGTTGAGCCTAAAGACTGGGGCTGGTGGTGGGATCGGGGGCCGGGAGAGTTACATGTGACCAGGGGACGGGGTTGGGGCAGAGGGAGCGAGAGTATGAGGAGAGgattgagagacagagaggagcaTATGTGAGGGAATGTTGTCTTCCTTCTGGGGCTTCTTGCTGCCTT contains:
- the LOC116272527 gene encoding guanine nucleotide-binding protein-like 3-like protein, with product MKLRHKNKKPSEGSKGHRKISWPCPQTAKQNGKKATSKVPSAPHFVHPNDHANRETELKKKRVEEMKEKQQAAREHERQKRRTIESYCQDVLRRQEEFERKVRVQSLPLGRFAQSIFCRFSVKGKKEGCEVVGGEQGNQCRDDGKPWGWSKGGREG